The genomic DNA TACAGCAATATCATTGAGACAAATGCGAGAAGCAAATCGAGAAAACGAGAATCTTTACCTGGAAAGTGGTGTCTTGGTCTGCCCAGACAGGTTGTTGCATTGAAAGCGGCATTCTTGTAGAAAATAGCAACTTCTGCAACTTTTCAACAGTAATTCCAACCCGTCTCGCAAGTTCTTTGTTTGGGTTGTGATTTCCTTCCTGAATACATGATTTCGTTGCCTCTAGTACTTTGCCGAGGAGGGTGTACACATTTTCCTGTGAATAATTTCTGGCTCACTGTCATACTCAATACAGTCCTTTTTGCTTTGCACACAGTGTGACATTGTTAACTTTTCGGTACTCAGACATGGGCTAATCGGTAGTATATTAACAAGGTAATTCCATGATTTTCATGGAGATAATCTAATTTTTTAGAACAGCATACAAGTAGTTGACGCAAAAGATGATACTTTGAAGAACCTCATGGAAAATTATGAATTAGAGACATGGTAATATTTTCATTACCGGCAAGCGGATAGTCCTGGAATGTTGAAATATCGCCTTCCTAACCGTTTGCCTTATCCACCAATACGCATAAGTAGCAAACCGGCAACCAGCTTGAGGTTTAAACTTTTCGACACTCTTCATTAGTCCCATACTTCCCTCCTACAAAAGCATcgcagaaaaataaaaatacgacGACAACCATTAGGTAGAGAATAGGTATAATATTTTTCGTATTAGAAATTGCTGACAGCGGCAACAAAAATACGATGACAGCCATTAGGATGATCACAAACGATACCAACTTGTAAAATAGTCGATCTGTACAGAATACAGATGCACTAAAACATGTTCCAATGAAGTTACCCGCATTAAGTCCTGAAGGCCAAGACCTCGTCCTTGATACTGTTTAGCAATGTGAACAACCATACGTAAGTTAGCATAAATAAGCTTTTCACGGCTGCTAGTACCGGAGCGAAGCTGTGATTTCAACATATGACAACTAATTCCAATAGCTTCAGCCCATTCAACCGAAGTTGGTCCGCGACCAAACTGTGATTGAAGTCTACTCTTCACTTCTTCTAACTTGAACAAATCCTGTTACACAAATTGACACATCAATGCCAATAAGACCCCTCAAAACCAGTAATGCTGAAATTAGCACTTAGCAGACAAAGATGAGTTAGATGAACTTACATCCTTCATTTATCTTTTTCCGCACGTCTGAACTTGTAGGACTGTTAGTCTCATGAATTAGAACTTTTGATTTGGAGaacctcttcttcttcagtcGCTTGAGCCGCCTTTCTAGAAATCAGGTTGACCTTACAGTTTTCTCGTCCTCAATTAGCCCGTTGTCCAAACTACAAAACTTTTGGCTTCAGTCGCAAAGCAATTTGATAACagtaataaaaatcaaacaagTAAACAGAACTGACCCCATAGAAAGAGAGTCATCAAAATCATCTCCCATGGATTTGGAGTCTTCAGCAAGTGAGACAGCTTCTTTTGAGGCTGACAATGCAGCACGAGAAGCTCAGCTCTTTGCTCTGTGAGACTATTTCACACctcaaaattattttattgatttttccgCTGGTGGATCAGGTTGGGGTTTAGATTAAAGGGCTTGACCCAGAATGTTTGACGGACCTTAGCCCAAAGCTGGCTCATTATTCTTTATCTGGCCCGATAATGTTATTCATCATTGCGTCCTCATATCGAATATTTTTgttgggttcaaatttgttCAGAATGATTCTTCAGGAATCTATGAATCGATCATGTTCCTTAAACATCTCAAGAGGTCAAGGGCATGTGAGGGGTGCGACGAGATACAAGAAGCCTCTCAAGAAGAGTGGAaggaataaaactaggaaaccaaaAGGCAACTCTAATCCTTTTGGTGTTATTGGGGCAGCTAGGCGACATACCTCTACCTAGCAAAAGGTCTTTGATTAGTTGGATATAGCTTCCCAAGATATTGAGGAATCATATTCGGCTGCTTCCCTTGCTTGCCGGCTCTGCAAATTCGTGTTTCCCAAAGATGACACTAGTCTCATCCGCCCTGGGGTGTTTAAAGTTGGTAGCAAAATGGCCATGGGTGACCTTATTAGTGTGAATGGTCGCTGGTTGGCGATCTGTGGTAGGATCTTGTTCTTGAGTCCGTGTCTAAAGTCGCTGACAATAAGCCCTCATGTGAACTCTTCCATGTGAAAGAACCCTGCTCGTCATTTTGAGACGTCCTCTCACGTGCTGCAACAACATATGCTTCGGATTCCCCAGCGAGGCTAGGCTGATGGCAGCCTTACGCCTCTAACGCTCCCCATGCTCCTTTAGCAGCACCAACTTAGAAGTGGCGTGTTGTATGGCCATCGCCTTTGCTTTGCTTCGAGTTGTGAAGCCGACAAATTCTCCACATGCAACGGAGGTGTTGACGCTCCTTCCCTTGGTTGCCAAAGcagcttgtctcttctttgaagccattaatttttttgtgtttggatTTTGAACGGAGAAAGTGAGAGGTACAGTTACTCCCACTGAgcatgccaaatttgtaaaagaaaaattcatgtgACAAATCAAATAAGAACGCATGTACAAagtaatatttttgtattatagtagaattagggttacaatctctgttacaaatttgatcctctgattcgatctctGGGCTTTTAAAGTGTGTGTAGTagtgttgatccaagggtcacgATGACTTAATCTTGGATGAATGGATGCTTCAAGGTTTTTGGCTCTTGGAAATGAAGGAACTAGCACGTGTAGTAAGGGTGCTTGGTGGTTCTTCACGGGAGTGAGGAAGAATACAAAGagctttttgagtcttttgagtgtTTGAGGGTGTTTGGGGCTTAAGAGTTTGAGTGTCTACATGTGtggatgaattttttatttttttatttattggagTCTCGTATTTATAAGCTCTCGAAGTCTTGTCTACGGCTAGATTTGGCCTTGATTGTGAACTTGATTGATTGACGAAAAAAATCAAGACTTGATTTATGGCTTGACTCCATCaattaatatttgaattttgatttaagcaaataaatcaatcttctcaAATCATTTGTTTTAaacttgaattaattaatttgtcaattaaattaaaatcaaataattgtTTAATTATTGTCCCTCTTGATGACTTGTCTGATTTGTGAGACACATGGCGCATGCCATGTTAACCTTAACACATCTTAGGAGATGTGGAAAACACCATTTTACCATTAACGAGACCGATGTGGGGAACAATATCCAAGGGGGTATCTTGTTGGAGTTTTGAGCTCCTTTAGTCCCATATCGAGGAACTCAAGGGAACTTGAGGTCCTTATATTAAGTTAGTCACCTTTATTAGTGATTAGgtgttggaccatttggaatgaGGATTGAGGTTTGGGACACTAATTGTGTGGTttaggcttgatgattataccataatattaatataaattaacaTTAATTAATCAACACAAGGGCCTTGGGGCACTGGGGGCTTAAGaagttaaaattaatcagatttattaattttaatttcgaattaagtttttaattaaattaattaaaaacgttttgatgaATAGACACAATTGTTAGCAAAGAGTTGTGTAGTTTTAGATACTTCCAAAAGGAatttgaagaggtatgaaagagaTTATaccataatattaatataaattaacaTTAATTAATCAACACAAGGGCCTTGGGGCACTGGGGGCTTAAGaagttaaaattaatcagatttattaattttaatttcgaattaagtttttaattaaattaattaaaaacgttttgatgaATAGACACAATTGTTAGCAAAGAGTTGTGTAGTTTTAGATACTTCCAAAAGGAatttgaagaggtatgaaagagcctatataactgAAGTCTCAGTTCCATCGTatctcattttttctttttcccatctCTCCTATACAAAACCTTACaaagagtaaacacacaaagcaattcgccaGAATTCTATAATCTAGTGTGGATTGTagaattagatagttgtatTCTAGTCGAGCAGATGtcgtagaaccacaagcacaaaagtgggacggaaatactgttcgaaaGACATAGAGCTTTTGCGCTAGCCTCTATCTGTGATttgatcaagttagtatcaaTTTAAATTCCTGtttttatttctgttatttcattctgtattgcaagtatattttgtttattttttgaattgttctccaacaatctTCGAACAGTATGGAACAGTCAGGAACTAAACCTCATTCTGAAAAGCCTGAGAAATTGAAGGGTAGAGACTTCAAAAGATGGCTAATGTTATGCTGTTTTATTTGACAACTCTGAATCTAGCTAATGTTATGCATGAGACTGTGCCTAATGCAGAAAGAGTTGATATTCATGCGGAAACTTTGAGGGCTATAGATGCCTAGAATCATAATGACCTCCTCCGCAAAAATTATATTCTCAATGCATTAGATGATTCGTTGTATGATGTCTATGTGGTATGCAAGACaggcttttgctagtcctcgagcaatgTTAGTTACTAACCACAAGGATAGGTATGCATTAGATGATTCGTTGTATGATGTCTATGTGGTATGCAAGACAGGCGTTATGTTAGTTATTAACCACAAGGACAGGTATTAAAACGAGCAGGAACTCGGGCAGAGGTAATCTGGCCACGGCAGCTCTGGACACTCGACTACTTATGGAGGAGGGTCCATGGTCGGAGTTGGATCCTCCGATCCTATTGTCATCTTCAATCTCAAGAAAATTGTGTTCACCAACCGTTCTGTTCGATTAAATCATTTCAATGACAAAACGAAACATATTGAAACGAAAAGCAGAAAAACAAAAGTTCATATTCTTCTGATGTTGCTAATACTACTGCATCATTACTCACGGAAATGTATAAATACTTCAATATGACTAAGAAACTATGATACCCATGATTAAGTGTCGCCGTCTGCCAAAGAACAAGAAGCAAAGAGTCGATATATCTTCTAAACTTGTGTTTCTAACTACTAATCTGCACCAGAAGCAAACTCTGCATTCAATCTTATATTTCACCAACAGCAAAGAAGCACATAGATTGAGTACCCACGAAAAAATGACCTAAACAATGGCGGAGTTGTCCATTTTAGTTGAAAAACTCACCGGCTGCATAGTTTGTCATATCGACGCAGATACTGGCCAGAACTTTTTCCATTTCAGTTGGAACTTGGAACCCACCGGCTGCAAATTTGTCATATTCGTGCAAATACACGCGCTTATACAACACCTTGCATGAAACTGGAAACCATGAAGGTAAGAACTAAACACATACATTTGTTGCAATTCATTAAAGATTGTCGCATTAATCTTACGTTCAAAAACAGGGAAACTAAGTGGTGAAACAGTATAAAAACGGTTTGATTATGAATAAGCAGTCTCAGTATACAAAATATCGTAAACCTGACATTGGCAATAGACTGAATTCCAATAAATCCCACTTCTGCTACGGTAAGAAAAACATTCAGAAAATAATCCATACAAAGAAAAGTTATTCATCAACCAGTTTCACGGGTACAACATAAAACAGATCAACGGTACAAGATAAATGACTGAAGCTTATCAAAACCTTATTTCCCGCCACAATGTCCAACAAAAATCCTGAACTTAACCATCTTCTAGATACTCAAGTAACTCCTCTCCATCTCTCTATATGTCTATAGACAGCATCGCATTTTTCCGCAATATAATCCTGCTTTCCATTTCATGATACCTGCCAATTATGCACGATTATTGCATATGCCGTGACGCGTACATTTTACTTGTGTTCATTTAAAGCATAGAATATTTTCCTTGACACCGACATTCATTTCGAGTATCCTttattcttttccttttccagAGATAATTTATTTCAGGTATTTAACATATCTTTGTACACTCCAAATCTAACGGACCAACCAAGTTGCTGGTGAAGAAAACAATAAGCAAAAAGCTCACAAAGATTCAACAAAAccattttaaatttgttttccgAAATGTATAAATTCATTATTGTATTGTAACTGGTTTGCTCCAAAAATATTGTACTAGCATGCGACAACAAAAATCACACAAGCAAGCAACCATAATTATAGTAATtttggaaaaggaaaaaaaaatgggcaAAGAAACTAACTTACTCTTACGATGAGATAATTCAGCCTGGATGGACATTGTAAGAGCAAAAATATAAGTATGTGAGGTCCTGAACCAAGGACTACAGGATTTAAACAGCAGCAGCATCAACAATATGAGGGAGACATGTGCTGAATGCCATAAATGCCATCCAAACATTCCTAATGTTTATTCCCAAATATCcgccattttttcttttttctgttctCATATGAGGTTGTGCCTGAAATAAAACCAAAACTGTAAGTCATGCATTACTTTTACAGAGATATGTAAAACCCAAGGCATGCATGCAGGCACTACTGTCAGACAACCAAAGAGCCTTTTTGGAAAATCAGATAAAGAGCTATTACCGCGTTGTGTTTTAATTTCTCACTCCCCATCGCACAGTTGTTATTATACACACAGatcccaaaagaaaaagagactAAGTATTATCATTCAAAAACTGTTGGGTAATGATGCAACATTATTGCTCGAACTGGTTGCATTCAGCTGAACGAGTGATCCCAATGCCAGGTTTTGTTTTACTCCATAACACTTTGTACTCTACATATGAGCATAAGAGAGAAAAAGTTACCTCCTTGAGGATAAATTGAGTTGTAATGCACCTCTGCCCAGAAACTCAAATAAATAACTGCACAAGACATAATAGCATCTGTAAAGCTTAATGGAGGACGACAAACTAATATTTAGGATATCACAACTAATAGCTTAACCATTAAGCAAAGTTCTATGAAAtctatttttaattagtacAATGATGAGACTAACATTGAACCAGGAGATTGTAATAGAAGAAAATCATAATTAGGTGATAAATTTGTTCATCATAAGAGAAgtgaaatgaaagaaaaggacAGCAACATATAGAATATGGAAACTGTAGTCAAATTTCAGCATACAGataattaaatacttaaaaCAATCGATTGTCTCTGCCCACAACAAAAACCAAGAGCTTAACAAGCTTACCTTGTTTTGAAGTTTGAATATTAGGAAGAATCTCTATGCAACAGTTATCCTTAAAAGAAGTCAGGACAAAAATTTTCACTCCGTACTGCAACAAATTATTCACACAAGTATCAGCTACTATATAAATTACTGTCCAAATGTTGGAAAAATCCAGATGTGCATGCTTCAATGTAAAAGATCTTTCATACCAAATCAGCAGCTGCCTGTAATGAGACATGGTCACCCCACTCACCATCCCTGGTTTCATTCAGATTGATAAGTATTAATTAAGGCCAAAATTAATTGAcaggaaaacaagaaaaactatGAGTTTTAGTCATACTTGGACATCTTCTCCGAATAGTCTTCATATGCCATAGGAACATATCCCTCGTAAATCTCCGGATGAGACTTAAGCTGATGGTAGTAAACCATCAGAAGGATAAACCAGAATCCATGGAAGATAGTTGATAATACACAAAACTTCATGGTGATAAAGTTCAGTATAACACATAGGTATTTCCAGGAGAGCAAACCTGATTTACAACTTGCTTTCTCACATACTCGTGGCTGTCAGGTGATTGATACAATTGGTCTGATAAAGCATGGAACTGGAAAAATAAAGCAAAGCATGAGATTAACTTGTCTAATTTGAAAAATTCTACCATCAATATCCAGTCATAAATAGAAAACTGATACATCAATATCTAGTCATCAACAACAGAAACAAGACATAGCTACAAAAGGACTAACCTGGCAGTTGCCATCTCCTGCTACCTTATGTTCAACGAAGCCATATAATTGAAGCCTAAATGAAAAAGGCAAGAAATACTTTTACAAACCCAAATCCAATATCAGACCCCAAGTCAAAAAACACGTAAAGATGGATTCTGCTAGCTAGGCAAATTATTGAATTACAGACTGATGTTACTTCACTCCTAGAAAGGAAATGGGCAGGTCGTACCTGTCAACTAGCCTTTGATGGTCTGAAGTCGCTTCATCAATTGAAGGAATTTCTCCATTGATTCTAGGAATGTGCTAGACCAtataaagggaacaaagttaaTGCCTGACAATGCAAATCATGTCATGTGTAGCAATCCAAATACAAATACACTAGTCACAAATTTGTAAACTGTggattttaaattatttttagagGGGGGAGGGTGGGAATTCACATGAATAATCAAAATCCTGTTGACATGTCTATTTGAGTTTCCAATCTACATTCCTAGTCTCAACATCAGATTATTACCTAATGTGTATTATACAATGTGCTAATAAATTTTCAAAAGTCAATTATGACAACTCCTTCACACTGTTTAATAACAAAAACATGACAAAACATTTGAGGTTGCAACATGGTGAAAACACTAAACAATGTGAGAAACCAACTTTGAACAACATAAACTTACAGGAACAGGATTCCAGCCCCAGCCTACTTCCCCATCAAGAGAACATTCAACAGTTAGCTCCAAATGATCATCAGGGCTATAACATAAGCTAGAAGGCACCACAATAGCAGCTTCTTCCTGCCTGTAATCATGGTCTGCATGGTGCACAAAAAATGCCTATCAAGATAATTAAATGATATAGGTTAATTTAACTTCTATAAAAAGAAGGTGCAAACAGCAATTTTTCAGATGCCTGAGCAAAAATCTCTTGTAGATTGACCATGCCACACATCTGCATGAAACGAAGCTTGTGGCTGTGCTTCTTCTGCATGCGAGTATTCATAGGCTTCTGTTACAGATAGTTGCGCATATTCTTCTTGAAGAGTATGTGCAATGATTTCATCATTTTCTACATTGTTTGACTCTGTATCATAATGACTCCTGATATACTCATCATGGTAGATATCATTAGCATCTTGTTGTATCATGTCACTGCCGTAGTAGTATGAAGAATTATAAACTGGATCCCCATCAAGAAGACGAAGACCCCACTGAACAATATCTGAATCATACTCACTGGAAGCCATCTCCTTAAAAATGCATATGTGGAATTAGAATGCTCAAGATGCTTCCAAGATCAATGATGGAATCCCTCAGAAGTTCAGGGAATAGTAATACCTGCGAAAAAGCAACtaataaagtttaaaaaaacCTTCAAAGCTTTGACATGCTTTAACCCCGACTATAATTTGCACAAGAATGTTCAGCTGCCAAAACTAAACTGAATCCCAGCATGAAAAAATAGGGAAAAAACAGATATTTGTAAGTCTAGAATGACCGCCCGCAGACTTTAATTATCCTAATAACATTATGAAGTGACAAACCTGTTAACCAAACAACGTGTGCTTACGCATTCCCAGTATGTCTAAATAAAATATCACGAAGACGATAACGACCTTAAACCAGCCCGCCTTCTTTTGCAATTTTAAACTAGATCATTGCTAATAAACAAGTAActcctataaaaaaaattgaaggatcaACAATAACGTGGAGAGCTAAATATTCTTAACAGTTAAACCTTTTACCTCACATGCCTAGTGAAAAAATCCAAGAAATTAAGTAACCTTAACCCAAAAAAGTTAATCTTCACTAtaacaaatcaaaatttcaTATGACCTTTACTATATATACCAAAGATAATGAATCAGTTCGAACTCACATCCCCCTTAGATtaaagtagtttagaatatcgtcttgtcaaaagaaaaacaacacaACTGCTACATGCATATCCATGATCAAACCCATAAACTACCAACAATCAAACAGAACCCCGAAAAGCTTAAGATTTTGCAATAACATCTCAATCAGCAGTAAAATCTCaacaataatacaaacaaaaaacaaacccaaatttcTTCAGCAATCAATAGAACAAACCAACAAAGTAAACAGATTTAAAACCGTAGAAATCAAGAGATTAAGAACTCACCCAATCAGCTTCTCCTCAGAgccaatagaaaaacaaaagctTTGAAAGCTATAGTTTTCGCAAGAGGAAAACTTAGGGtgaaagttagagagagagagagagagagagagagttgggagcaaaaCACTGTGTGTGTTGTAATACGACGATACGAATTGCGTTGGATGACGACCGAAGCACTGAAAAAATTGACCAGAAAATGCAACAAATTGGGGTCCACTTTCACCCCCATTATATACGATTTGCCTGGGACCTTAAAGGTCGAGCAAGTTATACATCGTACGGACCCAATGGACGGTTGAGATTTATTTGTCATTCCTTGAACGGCTTCTTATTCAatatttcaattaattaattaattgactagtttatgattttatatttttattccttctagtagttttattttttaattttctaataaaatgcaatattattattttaagctTCATTATATAAAGGATTGAATATgaacaattgaagaagaaatcatAATTATCAAGTCAATCCACCATTGCAATCTTATTTCATAATTTATATTTGTAGCTTAACAATTTTTCCAAATAGTAtaatttcattcaattttattaaCCTAATAAGCAAATGAGAGGTATGTGCGTCAGTGTGTGTACATTGAGTTTTAGATGTGTAAATGACTTTCACTTGGTGCTAATCCTGTCAAAAAAATTTGGTAACGTTAGCTGAAGGTACTGAAATTGTAACAATTGGTAAACTATAAAGGTTGATTATATATCGATCCTTAAATTTATCGGTTTTTAAATATATTCGAAGCATAGTATACACgagaattaaaaattatgaaaaaagtttacctaataaaaaaatatgtgtcATTGTTTAAAAAATCTCTGCCTAGCGTTACTTACGCTCCGATTAGTTCCTacacgtttgaaaattaaaaagtgcGCCTAGACCCGCTTAAGCATCCGTGTAGCCCTCTTGAAACCATCTAGACCACCTAGGTTGCAACTCTCACTTAGATAAAAAattgataactttcatttttgcgttttaatttttcaataaaatgtaagaaatttgttgatacttggatgaacactagTTGTTCCCCATATTTTCAGTATGTCCtaaactttataatttttacatcattttattttgcaatttatgcaTCACAATATAATtatgtgggtttttttttaaagtataaatatgcacttatttttacaatatatgataaatttacttaaatacGCATGGGCCCCCGCCTAGACGTTAGTCTGCAACTCACAGCCTGATTAGCGTTTAACGTCTTGTAGAACCTTTATACACCTTATATACTCTCACAAAATTATAACTGGGCCAACTTTTGGCATGGATTTGAAGGAATCCCTTCCCAAGAGGGATCcccatttaaaatatatatgggatcccctcttgaccgttagatttggctttaatgaaattctaTGGTTGAGATTCTATGGCCtatgatttaatctcaaccacagaatttcattaaagtcaaatctaacgATCAAGAGGatattcccattttttttaaatggggatCCCTCTTGGAAAGGGGCCCGTGGATTTGAAAGAGATTGATAGGAACGAAGATCTAACGGTGTAGGTAGGTTCTGATGAGAATATGAGAAATGGAAGGTTGAGATTGGTTTGAACTGAGGTTTCGGGAATCGAACGGTTGTTAATGAAGAGATTTGgtacctttgttttttttttttttttttttaaacagatTTGGTACCTATGGCTAATGTCGTCTGAAAGCTAAAAAAAGTCCAATGCGAGGCCAGTGGGACGTGTCACTCACTTGTAAATCCTACTATTTTATAATGGATAACATTTGGATACTCAATAGAGAGTATCTAAGGTCATCTTCAATCGAATGAGGGCCAGATGGCTCTCTTTAGCTCTATAgctctccaagaaattaatatttcaaTGAACAATATCATGCCATATTTCTTaacatctccaaccaaggggctaaagggtcataggccaaacatagccttgtgacaaaaaatcatcttcaactgagaggccaaagggtcatagttcaaacataatttattattttaattgaattaagaTGGTTACTTAAATTCAACTTCCTCTATAATTTTTCgatatgtaatctcaataatttttcgaatAGGATTTCGAATGACACGTGTCGATATGTGAGTAACTTTGCAGATTTCTTGTCGATatggaatctcaataattttacgtcTTGGATTTCGAGTGCCACATGTTGATATGTGTCCAACTTTGCAGATTTCTTGTCAATATGGaatttcaataattttacgtCTCGGATTTCTAGTGACACGTGTAGATATGTGAGTAACTCTTCAGATTTCATGTTgatatgtaatctcaataatttttcgaatAGGATTTCGAGTGCCATATGTcgagatgtaattggttgtgGGAATTTTAGATAGGATTTTTATCTGTGTAGCACTTCTTATCTTCAACTTCCAATGTccataaatagggtggatattgggctataattcacacacaTTCTGCTTTGCCCTCTCCaatatctctttcaattcatgtttgtaatgaattccaactttggatcctctttggaCTCCAACTGGGGATCCTCATCCAATTccgaattggaagaaaaatgggcgcatatgagacgagaagatgaggagtccgatgaaaaaaaatgaagcatgGCGCAACATATCATATATGGCAACCATGGATGGGGTCATGGCGTGTGAGCCAACTgaagaacaacctcaatggggtggctGTGTTGCTGGTCACTTTTACAATCCATGAAATAAAGAGATGGCGCATGAgaatctgatgaacaactacaTCAACCCCAACTCAGTGTACAcagaagaggatttcagacgTCGCTTCTGAATGAGGCGTCATGTCTTTAAGCGTTTACTTCATGATGTCCAACatgtcaatccatactttcgacagAAGCTGGACAGAGCAGCCTGCCCTGGTTTCTCAGCTCATCAGAATGTTACTATTACACTCCGAATGCTGGCCTATGCCTTTCCAGCTGATGCGATGGATGATACATatggtatgtctgagtctaTATGCCTTCATAATCTTGTTGAATTCTATCACACAATTGTTTAGCTTTACAAAGAGGAGTACCTCCGTGAaccaaatcaagcaaatctagATCGGCTCATTCTCAAAGCTGAAGATTGTGGCTTTCCGAGCATGAAAGGGTCATTAGattgctttctttggagtcccaagattccaaaatgacattacagttgTTAG from Pyrus communis chromosome 17, drPyrComm1.1, whole genome shotgun sequence includes the following:
- the LOC137723359 gene encoding OVARIAN TUMOR DOMAIN-containing deubiquitinating enzyme 12-like isoform X1 — translated: MASSEYDSDIVQWGLRLLDGDPVYNSSYYYGSDMIQQDANDIYHDEYIRSHYDTESNNVENDEIIAHTLQEEYAQLSVTEAYEYSHAEEAQPQASFHADVWHGQSTRDFCSDHDYRQEEAAIVVPSSLCYSPDDHLELTVECSLDGEVGWGWNPVPHIPRINGEIPSIDEATSDHQRLVDRLQLYGFVEHKVAGDGNCQFHALSDQLYQSPDSHEYVRKQVVNQLKSHPEIYEGYVPMAYEDYSEKMSKDGEWGDHVSLQAAADLYGVKIFVLTSFKDNCCIEILPNIQTSKQVIYLSFWAEVHYNSIYPQGGTTSYENRKKKKWRIFGNKH
- the LOC137723359 gene encoding OVARIAN TUMOR DOMAIN-containing deubiquitinating enzyme 12-like isoform X2 gives rise to the protein MASSEYDSDIVQWGLRLLDGDPVYNSSYYYGSDMIQQDANDIYHDEYIRSHYDTESNNVENDEIIAHTLQEEYAQLSVTEAYEYSHAEEAQPQASFHADVWHDHDYRQEEAAIVVPSSLCYSPDDHLELTVECSLDGEVGWGWNPVPHIPRINGEIPSIDEATSDHQRLVDRLQLYGFVEHKVAGDGNCQFHALSDQLYQSPDSHEYVRKQVVNQLKSHPEIYEGYVPMAYEDYSEKMSKDGEWGDHVSLQAAADLYGVKIFVLTSFKDNCCIEILPNIQTSKQVIYLSFWAEVHYNSIYPQGGTTSYENRKKKKWRIFGNKH